The following are encoded in a window of Castanea sativa cultivar Marrone di Chiusa Pesio chromosome 9, ASM4071231v1 genomic DNA:
- the LOC142609492 gene encoding co-chaperone protein p23-2: MSRNPEVLWAQRSDKVYLTVALPDAKDISVKCEPQGKFSFSARGVQGESFDLSLELYGAIVPEGCKTKVGLRNILCSIQKEQKGWWKRLLKSEEKPAPYIKVDWNKWCDEDEEESSSDLASDNDDAAYVGQDDESSDDEGMLYLPDLEKARGN; encoded by the exons atgaG TCGCAATCCAGAGGTTCTTTGGGCTCAGCGCTCTGACAAGGTTTATCTGACCGTAGCTCTACCTGATGCAAAGGATATTTCTGTCAAGTGTGAGCCCCAGGGAAAATTTAGTTTCTCTGCTCGAGGGGTGCAAGGTGAATCCTTTGACTTAAGTTTGGAACTTTATGGAGCAATAGTACCTGAG GGTTGTAAAACTAAAGTTGGGTTGAGGAACATTCTGTGTTCAATCCAGAAAGAGCAAAAAGGTTGGTGGAAAAGATTGTTAAAGTCAGAAGAAAAACCTGCACCGTACATTAAGGTTGATTGGAACAAATGGTGtgatgaggatgaggaagaGTCTTCTT CTGATCTGGCCTCTGATAATGATGATGCTGCG TATGTTGGTCAAGATGATGAAAGCAGTGATGACGAAGGAATGCTTT ATCTTCCTGACTTGGAAAAGGCAAGAGGAAACTAG
- the LOC142610373 gene encoding protein RRP6-like 2 isoform X3, giving the protein MNEQQQHHHDEAEAEAKADTAQTLASSLSKLSASSRGVPSGKDFHFFNNFDDFKNPIREISNKSTSMLHAINNNARQEGPPKAAAAFPEEDMDDAYDWLVNVNDELLERFDVSADEFRKKDEADSSGFQLVHYGNKKKGPSASASAVKVATKTKPKVPFHIPSIRKPQEEFNILVNNSNQPFQHVWLQQQRSDDDQITTFIHPLEELSFLDFVDKDIGNVDPVNPPSIESTPFKLVEEVKDLKELAAKLRGVNEFAVDLEHNQYRSFQGLTCLMQISTRTEDFVVDTLKLRIHIGPYLREVFKDPTKRKVMHGADRDIVWLQRDFGIYICNLFDTGQASKVLKLERNSLEFLLHHFCGVSANKEYQNADWRLRPLPEEMLRYAREDTHYLLYIYDLMRIKLYAMPKEADNIDAPLVEVYKRSCDVCMQLYEKELLTENSYLHIYGLPSASFDAQQLAIVAGLCEWRDVVARAEDESTGYILPNKTLLEIAKQKPDTTSKLRRLVKSKHPYVEHNLSPVLSIIRHSVQNAAAYEAIAEHLKVGLKEIASEETTVTDGSDAFSPDAPIKREAGNARRVSIDGGDTMNGNMSALLHSPQLKDESSELGCSASEVDKDGRGFPFERSDKSGNISINSDGYSSQLVGGSLTTGQSRDAIDDTSVLGSAKVTGATVQMLKKPSRAFGALLGNSAPKRKFGTNKKEEIKLEQIRSSVNLPFHSFSGTSEQSKLVIEVPDTAVETCQPQGHAAVPAANSRSDDIIMLEDNLNIEEPIHGNLEATDEHKSDFGASASEMDAEAI; this is encoded by the exons ATGAATGAGCAGCAGCAGCACCACCATGACGAAGCCGAAGCCGAAGCCAAAGCCGACACGGCccaaaccctagcctcctcatTGTCCAAGCTCTCCGCCTCCTCTCGCGGCGTACCCTCCGGCAAAGACTTTCACTTCTTCAACAACTTCGACGACTTCAAGAACCCCATCCGCGAAATCTCCAACAAATCAACGTCGATGCTCCACGCTATAAATAACAACGCGAGACAAGAAGGACCGCCCAAAGCTGCCGCTGCTTTCCCTGAAGAAGACATGGACGACGCCTACGATTGGCTTGTGAATGTCAACGACGAGCTTCTTGAGCGGTTTGATGTGTCGGCCGACGAGTTCAGGAAGAAGGACGAGGCTGACTCCTCTGGGTTTCAGTTGGTGCATTATGGTAATAAGAAGAAGGGGCCGAGTGCTAGTGCTAGTGCTGTAAAGGTGGCTACGAAGACTAAACCGAAGGTGCCATTTCACATACCATCCATAAGGAAGCCACAAGAGGAGTTTAATATTTTGGTCAATAATTCCAACCAGCCCTTTCAACACGTTTGGTTGCAGCAGCAGAGGAGCGACGATGATCAAATCACCACCTTTATTCATCCCCTa GAGGagctttcttttttggattttgttgatAAAGACATTGGGAATGTGGATCCTGTAAACCCCCCTTCTATAGAGTCAACACCTTTCAAGCTTGTGGAGGAAGTGAAAGATTTGAAAGAGTTGGCTGCTAAATTGCGTGGTGTAAATGAATTTGCG GTTGATTTGGAACATAATCAATATCGATCTTTTCAAGGGTTGACTTGCTTGATGCAAATATCTACCAGAACCGAAGATTTTGTTGTAGATACTCTAAAGCTTCGAATTCATATTGGCCCATATTTAAGGGAGGTTTTCAAGGACCCTACCAAGAGAAAG GTTATGCATGGAGCAGATCGAGACATTGTGTGGCTTCAGCGGGACTTTGGCATTTACATTTGCAATTTGTTTGACACTGGCCAG GCCTCGAAGGTATTGAAATTGGAGAGAAATAGCTTGGAGTTTCTTTTGCATCACTTTTGTGGAGTTTCTGCTAACAAAGA ATACCAGAATGCAGATTGGAGATTACGCCCTCTTCCTGAGGAGATGCTCAG ATATGCCAGAGAAGATACACACTATCTAttgtatatatatgatttaatgaGAATCAAGCTGTATGCAATGCCTAAAGAGGCAGACAATATTGATGCTCCGTTAGTAGAG GTCTACAAGCGCAGTTGTGATGTGTGCATGCAGCTATATGAGAAAGAGCTTTTGACAGAAAATTCATATCTCCATATATATGG GTTGCCTAGTGCCAGTTTCGATGCTCAGCAGCTTGCCATTGTTGCA GGCCTTTGTGAGTGGCGAGATGTGGTTGCTCGTGCTGAGGATGAGAGTACTGGATATATATTGCCAAACAAAACTCTTCTTGAAATTG CCAAGCAGAAGCCTGACACTACTAGCAAGTTACGTCGATTGGTGAAATCAAAGCACCCTTACGTTGAGCACAATCTCTCTCCTGTTCTTAGCATCATTAGGCATTCTGTACAAAATGCTGCTGCATATGAAGCTATTGCTGAACATCTGAAGGTGGGACTTAAGGAAATT GCATCAGAAGAAACTACAGTTACAGATGGATCTGATGCCTTCTCACCTGATGCTCCTATAAAACGTGAAGCTGGAAATGCTAGAAGAGTAAGCATTGATGGGGGTGATACAATGAATGGTAATATGTCTGCACTTTTGCATTCTCCTCAGCTGAAAGATGAGTCTTCAGAGCTTGGATGCAGTGCCTCTGAAGTTGACAAAGATGGAAGAGGATTCCCCTTTGAGCGTTCAGATAAAAGTGGGAACATCAGTATAAATTCTGATGGTTATAGTTCACAGCTTGTCGGAGGAAGCCTCACTACTGGGCAGAGCAGAGATGCAATTGATGATACCTCGGTGTTGGGTTCAGCGAAG GTTACTGGAGCAACTGTTCAGATGCTTAAGAAGCCTAGCCGTGCTTTTGGGGCACTACTGGGGAATTCAGCCCCAAAGAGAAAGTTTGGTACCAACAAAAAG GAAGAGATTAAGTTGGAGCAAATCAGATCTTCAGTGAACCTTCCCTTCCACTCTTTTTCTGGCACAAGTGAGCAGTCAAAATTAGTTATAGAAGTGCCAGATACAGCCGTGGAAACTTGTCAACCTCAAGGGCATGCTGCTGTGCCAGCTGCCAACTCTAGATCAGATGATATTATAATGTTGGAAGATAATCTAAATATAGAGGAACCAATACATGGAAATTTAGAAGCCACAGATGAGCATAAGAGTGATTTTGGGGCATCTGCTTCGGAAATGGATG CTGAAGCCATTTGA
- the LOC142610373 gene encoding protein RRP6-like 2 isoform X2 yields MNEQQQHHHDEAEAEAKADTAQTLASSLSKLSASSRGVPSGKDFHFFNNFDDFKNPIREISNKSTSMLHAINNNARQEGPPKAAAAFPEEDMDDAYDWLVNVNDELLERFDVSADEFRKKDEADSSGFQLVHYGNKKKGPSASASAVKVATKTKPKVPFHIPSIRKPQEEFNILVNNSNQPFQHVWLQQQRSDDDQITTFIHPLEELSFLDFVDKDIGNVDPVNPPSIESTPFKLVEEVKDLKELAAKLRGVNEFAVDLEHNQYRSFQGLTCLMQISTRTEDFVVDTLKLRIHIGPYLREVFKDPTKRKVMHGADRDIVWLQRDFGIYICNLFDTGQASKVLKLERNSLEFLLHHFCGVSANKEYQNADWRLRPLPEEMLRYAREDTHYLLYIYDLMRIKLYAMPKEADNIDAPLVEVYKRSCDVCMQLYEKELLTENSYLHIYGLPSASFDAQQLAIVAGLCEWRDVVARAEDESTGYILPNKTLLEIAKQKPDTTSKLRRLVKSKHPYVEHNLSPVLSIIRHSVQNAAAYEAIAEHLKASEETTVTDGSDAFSPDAPIKREAGNARRVSIDGGDTMNGNMSALLHSPQLKDESSELGCSASEVDKDGRGFPFERSDKSGNISINSDGYSSQLVGGSLTTGQSRDAIDDTSVLGSAKVTGATVQMLKKPSRAFGALLGNSAPKRKFGTNKKEEIKLEQIRSSVNLPFHSFSGTSEQSKLVIEVPDTAVETCQPQGHAAVPAANSRSDDIIMLEDNLNIEEPIHGNLEATDEHKSDFGASASEMDGEPMSLSELSSSFQQCFESINQNGNGRKNEKSQEAGCVLQLKPFDYEAARKHVRFGEDPEDELGSEGDKGLKSRRDSGGKKKGPIKGRVQRDDGTGEFPQGRRRQAFPATGNRSATFR; encoded by the exons ATGAATGAGCAGCAGCAGCACCACCATGACGAAGCCGAAGCCGAAGCCAAAGCCGACACGGCccaaaccctagcctcctcatTGTCCAAGCTCTCCGCCTCCTCTCGCGGCGTACCCTCCGGCAAAGACTTTCACTTCTTCAACAACTTCGACGACTTCAAGAACCCCATCCGCGAAATCTCCAACAAATCAACGTCGATGCTCCACGCTATAAATAACAACGCGAGACAAGAAGGACCGCCCAAAGCTGCCGCTGCTTTCCCTGAAGAAGACATGGACGACGCCTACGATTGGCTTGTGAATGTCAACGACGAGCTTCTTGAGCGGTTTGATGTGTCGGCCGACGAGTTCAGGAAGAAGGACGAGGCTGACTCCTCTGGGTTTCAGTTGGTGCATTATGGTAATAAGAAGAAGGGGCCGAGTGCTAGTGCTAGTGCTGTAAAGGTGGCTACGAAGACTAAACCGAAGGTGCCATTTCACATACCATCCATAAGGAAGCCACAAGAGGAGTTTAATATTTTGGTCAATAATTCCAACCAGCCCTTTCAACACGTTTGGTTGCAGCAGCAGAGGAGCGACGATGATCAAATCACCACCTTTATTCATCCCCTa GAGGagctttcttttttggattttgttgatAAAGACATTGGGAATGTGGATCCTGTAAACCCCCCTTCTATAGAGTCAACACCTTTCAAGCTTGTGGAGGAAGTGAAAGATTTGAAAGAGTTGGCTGCTAAATTGCGTGGTGTAAATGAATTTGCG GTTGATTTGGAACATAATCAATATCGATCTTTTCAAGGGTTGACTTGCTTGATGCAAATATCTACCAGAACCGAAGATTTTGTTGTAGATACTCTAAAGCTTCGAATTCATATTGGCCCATATTTAAGGGAGGTTTTCAAGGACCCTACCAAGAGAAAG GTTATGCATGGAGCAGATCGAGACATTGTGTGGCTTCAGCGGGACTTTGGCATTTACATTTGCAATTTGTTTGACACTGGCCAG GCCTCGAAGGTATTGAAATTGGAGAGAAATAGCTTGGAGTTTCTTTTGCATCACTTTTGTGGAGTTTCTGCTAACAAAGA ATACCAGAATGCAGATTGGAGATTACGCCCTCTTCCTGAGGAGATGCTCAG ATATGCCAGAGAAGATACACACTATCTAttgtatatatatgatttaatgaGAATCAAGCTGTATGCAATGCCTAAAGAGGCAGACAATATTGATGCTCCGTTAGTAGAG GTCTACAAGCGCAGTTGTGATGTGTGCATGCAGCTATATGAGAAAGAGCTTTTGACAGAAAATTCATATCTCCATATATATGG GTTGCCTAGTGCCAGTTTCGATGCTCAGCAGCTTGCCATTGTTGCA GGCCTTTGTGAGTGGCGAGATGTGGTTGCTCGTGCTGAGGATGAGAGTACTGGATATATATTGCCAAACAAAACTCTTCTTGAAATTG CCAAGCAGAAGCCTGACACTACTAGCAAGTTACGTCGATTGGTGAAATCAAAGCACCCTTACGTTGAGCACAATCTCTCTCCTGTTCTTAGCATCATTAGGCATTCTGTACAAAATGCTGCTGCATATGAAGCTATTGCTGAACATCTGAAG GCATCAGAAGAAACTACAGTTACAGATGGATCTGATGCCTTCTCACCTGATGCTCCTATAAAACGTGAAGCTGGAAATGCTAGAAGAGTAAGCATTGATGGGGGTGATACAATGAATGGTAATATGTCTGCACTTTTGCATTCTCCTCAGCTGAAAGATGAGTCTTCAGAGCTTGGATGCAGTGCCTCTGAAGTTGACAAAGATGGAAGAGGATTCCCCTTTGAGCGTTCAGATAAAAGTGGGAACATCAGTATAAATTCTGATGGTTATAGTTCACAGCTTGTCGGAGGAAGCCTCACTACTGGGCAGAGCAGAGATGCAATTGATGATACCTCGGTGTTGGGTTCAGCGAAG GTTACTGGAGCAACTGTTCAGATGCTTAAGAAGCCTAGCCGTGCTTTTGGGGCACTACTGGGGAATTCAGCCCCAAAGAGAAAGTTTGGTACCAACAAAAAG GAAGAGATTAAGTTGGAGCAAATCAGATCTTCAGTGAACCTTCCCTTCCACTCTTTTTCTGGCACAAGTGAGCAGTCAAAATTAGTTATAGAAGTGCCAGATACAGCCGTGGAAACTTGTCAACCTCAAGGGCATGCTGCTGTGCCAGCTGCCAACTCTAGATCAGATGATATTATAATGTTGGAAGATAATCTAAATATAGAGGAACCAATACATGGAAATTTAGAAGCCACAGATGAGCATAAGAGTGATTTTGGGGCATCTGCTTCGGAAATGGATGGTGAGCCTATGTCTCTCTCTGAATTGTCATCAAGCTTCCAGCAATGCTTTGAGTCAATTAATCAAAATGGGAATGGcagaaaaaatgagaaatctcAGGAAGCTGGCTGTGTCTTGCAGCTGAAGCCATTTGATTATGAAGCAGCAAGGAAACATGTCAGATTTGGAGAAGATCCAGAGGATGAGTTGGGGTCAGAGGGTGACAAAGGTTTAAAGAGCCGGCGTGATTCTGGGGGTAAGAAAAAAGGCCCAATTAAAGGTCGAGTCCAAAGAGATGATGGAACAGGAGAATTTCCTCAAGGAAGACGACGTCAAGCTTTTCCGGCAACTGGGAACAGAAGTGCAACTTTTCGCTGA
- the LOC142610373 gene encoding protein RRP6-like 2 isoform X1, with amino-acid sequence MNEQQQHHHDEAEAEAKADTAQTLASSLSKLSASSRGVPSGKDFHFFNNFDDFKNPIREISNKSTSMLHAINNNARQEGPPKAAAAFPEEDMDDAYDWLVNVNDELLERFDVSADEFRKKDEADSSGFQLVHYGNKKKGPSASASAVKVATKTKPKVPFHIPSIRKPQEEFNILVNNSNQPFQHVWLQQQRSDDDQITTFIHPLEELSFLDFVDKDIGNVDPVNPPSIESTPFKLVEEVKDLKELAAKLRGVNEFAVDLEHNQYRSFQGLTCLMQISTRTEDFVVDTLKLRIHIGPYLREVFKDPTKRKVMHGADRDIVWLQRDFGIYICNLFDTGQASKVLKLERNSLEFLLHHFCGVSANKEYQNADWRLRPLPEEMLRYAREDTHYLLYIYDLMRIKLYAMPKEADNIDAPLVEVYKRSCDVCMQLYEKELLTENSYLHIYGLPSASFDAQQLAIVAGLCEWRDVVARAEDESTGYILPNKTLLEIAKQKPDTTSKLRRLVKSKHPYVEHNLSPVLSIIRHSVQNAAAYEAIAEHLKVGLKEIASEETTVTDGSDAFSPDAPIKREAGNARRVSIDGGDTMNGNMSALLHSPQLKDESSELGCSASEVDKDGRGFPFERSDKSGNISINSDGYSSQLVGGSLTTGQSRDAIDDTSVLGSAKVTGATVQMLKKPSRAFGALLGNSAPKRKFGTNKKEEIKLEQIRSSVNLPFHSFSGTSEQSKLVIEVPDTAVETCQPQGHAAVPAANSRSDDIIMLEDNLNIEEPIHGNLEATDEHKSDFGASASEMDGEPMSLSELSSSFQQCFESINQNGNGRKNEKSQEAGCVLQLKPFDYEAARKHVRFGEDPEDELGSEGDKGLKSRRDSGGKKKGPIKGRVQRDDGTGEFPQGRRRQAFPATGNRSATFR; translated from the exons ATGAATGAGCAGCAGCAGCACCACCATGACGAAGCCGAAGCCGAAGCCAAAGCCGACACGGCccaaaccctagcctcctcatTGTCCAAGCTCTCCGCCTCCTCTCGCGGCGTACCCTCCGGCAAAGACTTTCACTTCTTCAACAACTTCGACGACTTCAAGAACCCCATCCGCGAAATCTCCAACAAATCAACGTCGATGCTCCACGCTATAAATAACAACGCGAGACAAGAAGGACCGCCCAAAGCTGCCGCTGCTTTCCCTGAAGAAGACATGGACGACGCCTACGATTGGCTTGTGAATGTCAACGACGAGCTTCTTGAGCGGTTTGATGTGTCGGCCGACGAGTTCAGGAAGAAGGACGAGGCTGACTCCTCTGGGTTTCAGTTGGTGCATTATGGTAATAAGAAGAAGGGGCCGAGTGCTAGTGCTAGTGCTGTAAAGGTGGCTACGAAGACTAAACCGAAGGTGCCATTTCACATACCATCCATAAGGAAGCCACAAGAGGAGTTTAATATTTTGGTCAATAATTCCAACCAGCCCTTTCAACACGTTTGGTTGCAGCAGCAGAGGAGCGACGATGATCAAATCACCACCTTTATTCATCCCCTa GAGGagctttcttttttggattttgttgatAAAGACATTGGGAATGTGGATCCTGTAAACCCCCCTTCTATAGAGTCAACACCTTTCAAGCTTGTGGAGGAAGTGAAAGATTTGAAAGAGTTGGCTGCTAAATTGCGTGGTGTAAATGAATTTGCG GTTGATTTGGAACATAATCAATATCGATCTTTTCAAGGGTTGACTTGCTTGATGCAAATATCTACCAGAACCGAAGATTTTGTTGTAGATACTCTAAAGCTTCGAATTCATATTGGCCCATATTTAAGGGAGGTTTTCAAGGACCCTACCAAGAGAAAG GTTATGCATGGAGCAGATCGAGACATTGTGTGGCTTCAGCGGGACTTTGGCATTTACATTTGCAATTTGTTTGACACTGGCCAG GCCTCGAAGGTATTGAAATTGGAGAGAAATAGCTTGGAGTTTCTTTTGCATCACTTTTGTGGAGTTTCTGCTAACAAAGA ATACCAGAATGCAGATTGGAGATTACGCCCTCTTCCTGAGGAGATGCTCAG ATATGCCAGAGAAGATACACACTATCTAttgtatatatatgatttaatgaGAATCAAGCTGTATGCAATGCCTAAAGAGGCAGACAATATTGATGCTCCGTTAGTAGAG GTCTACAAGCGCAGTTGTGATGTGTGCATGCAGCTATATGAGAAAGAGCTTTTGACAGAAAATTCATATCTCCATATATATGG GTTGCCTAGTGCCAGTTTCGATGCTCAGCAGCTTGCCATTGTTGCA GGCCTTTGTGAGTGGCGAGATGTGGTTGCTCGTGCTGAGGATGAGAGTACTGGATATATATTGCCAAACAAAACTCTTCTTGAAATTG CCAAGCAGAAGCCTGACACTACTAGCAAGTTACGTCGATTGGTGAAATCAAAGCACCCTTACGTTGAGCACAATCTCTCTCCTGTTCTTAGCATCATTAGGCATTCTGTACAAAATGCTGCTGCATATGAAGCTATTGCTGAACATCTGAAGGTGGGACTTAAGGAAATT GCATCAGAAGAAACTACAGTTACAGATGGATCTGATGCCTTCTCACCTGATGCTCCTATAAAACGTGAAGCTGGAAATGCTAGAAGAGTAAGCATTGATGGGGGTGATACAATGAATGGTAATATGTCTGCACTTTTGCATTCTCCTCAGCTGAAAGATGAGTCTTCAGAGCTTGGATGCAGTGCCTCTGAAGTTGACAAAGATGGAAGAGGATTCCCCTTTGAGCGTTCAGATAAAAGTGGGAACATCAGTATAAATTCTGATGGTTATAGTTCACAGCTTGTCGGAGGAAGCCTCACTACTGGGCAGAGCAGAGATGCAATTGATGATACCTCGGTGTTGGGTTCAGCGAAG GTTACTGGAGCAACTGTTCAGATGCTTAAGAAGCCTAGCCGTGCTTTTGGGGCACTACTGGGGAATTCAGCCCCAAAGAGAAAGTTTGGTACCAACAAAAAG GAAGAGATTAAGTTGGAGCAAATCAGATCTTCAGTGAACCTTCCCTTCCACTCTTTTTCTGGCACAAGTGAGCAGTCAAAATTAGTTATAGAAGTGCCAGATACAGCCGTGGAAACTTGTCAACCTCAAGGGCATGCTGCTGTGCCAGCTGCCAACTCTAGATCAGATGATATTATAATGTTGGAAGATAATCTAAATATAGAGGAACCAATACATGGAAATTTAGAAGCCACAGATGAGCATAAGAGTGATTTTGGGGCATCTGCTTCGGAAATGGATGGTGAGCCTATGTCTCTCTCTGAATTGTCATCAAGCTTCCAGCAATGCTTTGAGTCAATTAATCAAAATGGGAATGGcagaaaaaatgagaaatctcAGGAAGCTGGCTGTGTCTTGCAGCTGAAGCCATTTGATTATGAAGCAGCAAGGAAACATGTCAGATTTGGAGAAGATCCAGAGGATGAGTTGGGGTCAGAGGGTGACAAAGGTTTAAAGAGCCGGCGTGATTCTGGGGGTAAGAAAAAAGGCCCAATTAAAGGTCGAGTCCAAAGAGATGATGGAACAGGAGAATTTCCTCAAGGAAGACGACGTCAAGCTTTTCCGGCAACTGGGAACAGAAGTGCAACTTTTCGCTGA